The sequence below is a genomic window from Treponema primitia ZAS-1.
AAGCATTCCGTTTACATATGCCACATCACCCCAGATATACATTCCCGACAATCTGCCCCTGCTTTCCTCTATTTGATATTCCGTAAGGCCCACCATAAAATCGCCGACACGCTTAACAAAAGCGCCGAACAGTTCGGGCTCTTCCATCATCCAATAAAGGGAATTCTCGCTGCCGATGCAGCGCCAGAGTTCTTCGTAGCCCTCATTGATAGAACCGAAAACAGGAAAATCTTCGCAATAGGCGTCTACCCTATCATTCCAGGAAGGGGTGTTACGGTTGATGGCATCCCCTACCCCGTTTAACTGATCATCCCCGGTTCGGTAAAGCCGCCGCCTGTCCTTTGGATCTTCAAAGACATATTTTTCCATGTCCTTGGGGGTCTTGACAGAAAAACTTTCAAAAGCTGGCATGGGTGCAGAACTTTTTCGCAGGATCGTGGCGCCGAATCCGGTGCGCAGCCTGACAAGATCCGCCGTTTCTTCCAGAACCTCAAAATCCTGTATAATAGGATCCATGTTCGGATTTATCACGATATAGTCCAGGTCAAACTTACGGTATATATCAAGGCCGGCGCCCCACTGTTCCCGGGCTTTCTGCAAAAAACCGGTCCAGAAAAAATCAGAGAGCGGCACCCGGTCCCCTTCCCTGTTGGACAACGCTGCCCTAAGCCGCGCTTCTTTAGCCTGTTTGTTAGTTGACATGTTTTCCTCCGTATTACAAAACCGCTTACTTCCCGGGCTTAATACCTATTTCATAGGGCTCACAGTCTATGACAAACACATTTTTCGGGTTAGTGGCCAAGGGCTTTTTATCTTCAATAAAGCAGTTACTCCGCACTAATAGTACAAATGTACAGAGCTGCGACAGGGGAAAAGGCGCCCAATGCCAAATATCCTTTTTTACAATAACCCCCATGCCCTTCTCTATGGTGAACACCTTGAATTTCTTATAATCCGGCAGGTTTGTTTCCGGATCATTGGGCGCAACGGGAATAAAACTGATATTAGAATCCGTAGCCAAGTATGCCTCGTCGGATTTCGGCAGCCGTTGTAAAT
It includes:
- a CDS encoding uroporphyrinogen decarboxylase family protein, which gives rise to MSTNKQAKEARLRAALSNREGDRVPLSDFFWTGFLQKAREQWGAGLDIYRKFDLDYIVINPNMDPIIQDFEVLEETADLVRLRTGFGATILRKSSAPMPAFESFSVKTPKDMEKYVFEDPKDRRRLYRTGDDQLNGVGDAINRNTPSWNDRVDAYCEDFPVFGSINEGYEELWRCIGSENSLYWMMEEPELFGAFVKRVGDFMVGLTEYQIEESRGRLSGMYIWGDVAYVNGMLFSPEIWREHFKPIVKRLIDVCHKAGLMVIYHGCGNASRIYNDYIEIGLDGYNPVECKAHLDIVDLQKDYGGRLCFVGNIDVRELESGDRNRIKREILYKLQSAVGGGWICQSDHSVSSDVSPDSYAYMTELIRDYGRYPLDMDRIKKEIAGLDKQRG
- a CDS encoding ureidoglycolate lyase; the encoded protein is MKKILPVKLSIKSFELYGEVIGTHNNKPDMRTDTFDYWHNEIDLSNFTVKTTCGWLDLKHKGFTITNLQRLPKSDEAYLATDSNISFIPVAPNDPETNLPDYKKFKVFTIEKGMGVIVKKDIWHWAPFPLSQLCTFVLLVRSNCFIEDKKPLATNPKNVFVIDCEPYEIGIKPGK